The following proteins are co-located in the Syngnathus scovelli strain Florida chromosome 5, RoL_Ssco_1.2, whole genome shotgun sequence genome:
- the fbxw7 gene encoding F-box/WD repeat-containing protein 7 isoform X3, whose protein sequence is MGFYGTLKMIFYKMKRKLDHGPEVRSFPSGKKPCKGPEYPSPTGIVPCPATPTTFGHIRAANGQGQQRRRITTIPPPSGLHEWLRTFQSWSGPEKLLALDELIDICEPTQVKHMMQVIEPQFQRDFISLLPKELALYVLSFLEPKDLLQAAQTCRYWRILAEDNLLWREKCREEGIDEPLPLKKRKVVKPGFTHSPWKSAYIRQHRIDTNWRRGNLKSPKVLKGHDDHVITCLQFCGNRIVSGSDDNTLKVWSAITGKCLRTLVGHTGGVWSSQMRDNIIISGSTDRTLKVWNAETGECIHTLYGHTSTVRCMHLHEKRVVSGSRDATLRVWDIETGQCLHVLMGHVAAVRCVQYDGRRVVSGAYDFMVKVWDPETETCLHTLQGHTNRVYSLQFDGIHVVSGSLDTSIRVWDVETGNCIHTLTGHQSLTSGMELKDNILVSGNADSTVKIWDIKTGQCLQTLQGPHKHQSAVTCLQFNKNFVITSSDDGTVKLWDLKTGEFIRNLVTLESGGSGGVVWRIRASNTKLVCAVGSRNGTEETKLLVLDFDVDMK, encoded by the exons ATGGGGTTCTACGGCACTTTGAAGATGATTTTCTACAAA ATGAAGAGAAAGTTGGACCATGGCCCCGAGGTCCGATCTTTCCCTTCAGGAAAAAAGCCCTGCAAAGGTCCCGAGTacccaag CCCGACAGGAATCGTGCCGTGCCCGGCCACGCCCACCACCTTCGGCCACATCCGGGCGGCCAACGGTCAGGGCCAGCAGAGGCGGCGCATCACGACCATCCCGCCCCCCTCGGGGCTCCACGAATGGCTCCGGACCTTTCAG agCTGGTCCGGCCCCGAGAAGCTGCTGGCGCTGGACGAGTTGATCGACATCTGTGAACCCACGCAGGTCAAACATATGATGCAGGTCATCGAGCCGCAGTTCCAACGCGACTTCATCTCCCTGCTGCCCAAAGAG CTGGCGTTGTACGTGCTGTCGTTCCTGGAGCCCAAGGACCTCCTCCAAGCCGCCCAGACGTGTCGCTACTGGCGCATTCTCGCAGAGGACAACTTGCTTTGGAGGGAAAAATGCCGGGAAGAAG GCATCGATGAGCCTCTGCCTCTCAAGAAGAGGAAAGTCGTCAAGCCCGGCTTCACTCACAGCCCCTGGAAGAGTGCCTACATCAGGCAGCACAGAATAGACACTAACTGGAGGAGAgggaacctcaaatcacctaag GTGCTGAAAGGTCACGACGACCACGTGATCACCTGCCTCCAATTCTGCGGCAACCGAATCGTCAGCGGCTCTGACGACAACACGCTCAAAGTCTGGTCGGCCATCACGGGGAAG TGTTTGAGGACGTTGGTGGGCCACACGGGCGGCGTGTGGTCGTCGCAAATGCGAgacaacatcatcatcagcggCTCCACCGACCGCACGCTCAAGGTCTGGAATGCGGAGACGGGAGAATGTATCCACACCCTCTACGGGCATACCTCAACAGTGCGCTGCATGCATCTGCACGAGAAAAG GGTGGTGAGCGGCTCTCGGGACGCCACGCTGCGTGTATGGGACATCGAGACGGGCCAGTGTTTACACGTCCTCATGGGCCACGTGGCGGCCGTGCGCTGCGTCCAGTACGACGGCCGGCGGGTGGTCAGCGGCGCTTACGACTTCATGGTCAAAGTGTGGGACCCCGAGACGGAGACGTGCCTCCACACGCTGCAGGGTCACACCAACCGGGTGTACTCGCTACAG TTCGACGGGATCCACGTGGTGAGCGGCTCGCTGGACACGTCCATCCGAGTGTGGGACGTGGAGACGGGCAACTGCATCCACACGCTGACGGGTCACCAGTCGCTCACCAGCGGCATGGAACTCAAAGACAACATCTTGGTGTCGGGCAACGCCGACTCCACCGTCAAGATCTGGGACATCAAGACGGGCCAGTGTCTGCAAACGTTGCAAG GTCCGCACAAGCACCAGAGCGCCGTCACGTGCCTGCAGTTCAACAAGAACTTTGTGATCACCAGCTCGGACGACGGCACGGTCAAGCTGTGGGACTTGAAGACGGGCGAGTTCATCCGCAACCTGGTGACGCTGGAAAGCGGCGGTAGCGGCGGCGTGGTGTGGCGCATACGGGCCTCCAACACCAAGTTGGTGTGCGCCGTGGGCAGCCGCAACGGCACAGAGGAGACCAAGCTGCTCGTGCTGGACTTTGACGTGGACATGAAGTGA